The genomic DNA AAGGTCAGGATGCGCGGCGTGGCCATTGCTACTCGGCGCTGGCGGGGATATGTGCCTGCAACAGGGAGACGATGGAAACTTCCAGCTCGGCGCGGGGCGCCAGCTCATACTCCAGGAGGTCGGCCAGCAGAATAATATCGCCGTCTTTCAGGGCCTGCTCGGCTTCTTCGAGGAACTGGTTCAATTCGGCGTGGATGGACTGCACCGTTTTGCCGTCCACTTCAAGCCCGCCCAATTCCAGCTCCAGCGCATTGGCCACAAGGGATTCGCGCGACTTGATGTGGCCCCAGATCTCCGCCAGTTCCACGAAGGGGTCAAAACCTTCCTCGGGCTTTTCCCCCTGAAAGACTTCCGCGAGATTACGGCATACCTGGGGAAGTTCCGGCAGAAACTCCTGAAGTCCCGAGAGGCACGCTTCCACCAGGGAAGAGGTCAACTCCGATCCGATCTCCAGCCGGCCCACGTCCGCCAGGGCCTTGCCCTTCAGCCGCTCGGCCATGTTGTCGGGGGATATCTCCGCCCCGTCCACTCGGACGGAAAGGACCGAGCGCCCCTGGCCGCGCAGGAAATCGGCGACGGCGCCCACCGCGCCGAATACATCCTCCGGCGTGCCCTGCAGGTTGTAGTTGCTGGCTCCGTCTACGATCACGTCCATGTGTCGAACCCTTCCTAGCGGGGGATGAGGTTGGAAATACCGTCCAGCGGGGCGGCCGTCGCCGCCTGGGCGTTTTCCGCCTGAATGGCAAGGTAGACTTCGCGCCGGTGCACGGTTACGCTGCGCGGGGCCACGATGCCGATCTTGACCTGATTGTCCTTGAGATCGAGGACTTTCACCTCAATCTCGTTCCCAATCATAATGCTCTCGTTTTCCTTACGCGTCAGCACGAGCATGGCGAACCTCCTCCGGCCGGGCCGCCGCTTCCCGCGCTTTGGCCAGGAAGAACTGTATGGGATAGTCGCTTTTTTCCAGGACGGTCTGCTTGCCCAGACGCTGCCGGGGGTTGACCAGAATGGGCGCCTTCAGGTTGGTGCGGACTTTGGACACATCTTCGGAGACGACGAGGATGGTGTAGATTTCGAGATCGGCCACGGCGGCCACCGCCAACTCGGAGAGCTCGTGCTGCCCCAGTTGGACCTTGTAATCGGGCACGACATCTCTGGGATTCATCAGGAGAAAGGCGAGCTCTCCGGATTCCGTGGACTGAAGCCACGTTACGGCGCTTTCGGCCGGTCCCGGCAACAGCACGAAGCGGCGGTACTCCTGAAATCCGATGATGGGCTGGGTAAACGTGATGACGGATCCGTCCGGCACGTCAATATCCCCAAACCGTGATGTTCTCAACTGCATCTCTTCACTCCGCAATCCCTGCTTTGAGTACGGATTACAGTATGCACCAAGGTGCGACGGGGGCGCAAGCGGAAAGAGCTAAAAATGCAATAGCCCGTAAAGGGTGTAGCGACGTGCCCCGGACGTGAGCAATTGGCCCGATGTGCGGCCCCCTACCCTTCAGGGGCAACCCCCGCAACGGTTCCGCAGCCACTGGGCGCCATGGTAGGTCGCCTGGGCCACGGCCCCCATCAGTCCGAGGCGCTCCACGATCCAGCCAAACTTCTCGAAGGGTGGATAGGTAGCCAGAATGGCCGCCCAGGCTTCCTGATCCTCACGAAGCTCCCCCTCGTGAAAGGTGCGCAGCCGCGCCGGGGGCCCATGGCGCTCTTCCTCGGAGAAGAACAGGGCGGCCTCCTCCGTCGCCGCGTAGTCCGTCCACGGGATGAATTCCAGCCTGCCCTCGGACCGCGTGCGGCCATATTCGGCGAGGCGGCGGCAGAGACCACAGTTGTCATCATAGAGCACCCGGAGGGGAGCCGCCGAGGGGGATTCGCTCACGGCTTGGGAGCCGCATTGGCCTTAAACGTGGCCACGGAAGGCGGATCGGCGAGGGGGGGATCGGCTTCAGACAAGGTCTCCTGCGCGCCGTTGGTGGACAGCCACACTTGGAGCTTGTCGTTCGCGGGATCCGCCAGAAAGACCGCCATGTCCACGCCGCCCTGATGGGGTTTGTTCCCCGTGATATAGAGCAGGCCGTTTTCCTCGGTCAAGGGCCCCTGTACCCGCATGTTCTCTTTGAAAGTCTGGAGTTTGTCCCCCAGCAATACATGGAGGCGCTGCGCCAGAAGGGGATGGTTCCATAGGCCGGTATCCCGGGGGTACTGGCCCAGGTGCAGGCGAAGCTGGGCGAGGGATGGGGCATCCTTATCTTCCGGCGCCCGCTTCGAGAAACGCAAGGCCTCATCCTTGCCGTAGCGCAGGATCAAGTCGCCGTTTTCAAACCCATAGGTGCGGGCGCCGGCGAGGGCCTGCGCCACCGCATTCTCCTGAGCCGCGAGTCCCTCTGGAGAGGTGCACAGGCGCTTCGTCATCGCGATCCGGCCGAGGGTAATCTTCTCTTCGGAAAGGGCATAGCTGCCGCTGAAGCGGTTGCAGCCCGCAAGCCCGGAGAACTGGAGGGTGCTGGGATCCAGCAGGAGATCGGCCTCCGTTCCCGGAATCAGTGCGGTGGGCGCCGCCACCGGACCGTACGACAGGAGGTACCACGTTACACCGGTCAACGTATCCACCGGTTGCTGCGACGGGCGCGCCAGCGGGATTGGGATGGGCTCCGTGGCGCATCCGGCGATTAGTGGGGCCACCGCCGTAATGCAGGTCCATGCCACTTGATGCTTAAACACGTTAAATCTCCGAGAAACGGATAAACCGTTCCGGCAAATAAAAACGGGCAGCAGGCGCGGCGCCAACACTGCCCGTTGAACCGACAACAATACAAACACAACTTGCCCGGAGCCCCTAGGGGCAACTAATAGCCGATATCGGTGGTCTTAATCTTCTGTGCGCCCTCAAGTTCAAGCGTTTGCGCGGCCTGCGCTGCCGCCGCGGGAACCTCCGGGGCTTCCTGCTCGGCGCTGTCGTCCACCGCCGGCACATCGCGATCACGCCGCATGGGGCGTTCCCGCCGGATCCCGGCTTCAATGTTCATCGGGTCATCCGCCGCAATGACGTAGGGCGCCAAGCTGCCGTCGGTCTTTTCCCGCCCATGATTGGGCGTGTTTATGGCCGGCAACAAAATGGCCGCCAGGACCACCGTGATGGCCAGGACCACCAGTAACTCCGCCAGGCTTAAGCCCGACTCTCTTGCTTGTTTCCACATGTTTCTTTCCTCGCTCCTGCCGCGAACAGGATTATCAGCCGCGCCGTTCTGTTTTGGGCGGGTACCCGATTCCTCTCCCCCAGCGGCGAGGACTTCGAGCACCGGCACACAACGCCTGCAGCTTCATAGACGCGTTTCGGCTTCTCTTATTCAATTAAACTTTGAAGACCCCGACCGAACTGCGACCCAGGTCGAATCACCCAAGCCGCACCAAGAGAAGTATACACGATCTATACATTTTTCAACAGAAAAGTTTCATTTGGCGGGCGTAATAATTGTTTTTCGTAGTTTGGAGGCAGGAAAATCGACGCATTAGCACCGGGATCGGTCGAACTGCCCGTATTCCCGCAAAATAATAGAGCCCTCACCCCGTCATTCCGGGCCACAGACCTAACGATATTGCTGCATCCGAAGCGCCAGCGGCACCCAGACCAAAGGCGCGAAGCAGGCCGCGATCCACCAGAATACTTCCGGTGTGCCGCCCTCCACACTAAGGCCAGCGGCCACGAGCACACAGGTCAGGAAATGGGTCAGCGCTACACCCGCTACACGTCGCCCAGTCACCACGCCAATGCGCCACGCAAAGATCAGGCCCGCCCAGAGGAGCAGGAGCGGCACGAGAAAGGCAATCTGAAGCTGGAAAGAAATGTACTCGCCCACGAACCGCAGTTCATCGCCGTTGATCCACCAGGCGAGCGAGCTGGGCAGAAAGACCAGGATGACCAGTCCAAACTCCCAGGGAACGGGCACGCCATGACGTTGCAGACGGCGGAGGCCGACGACCCCGACTGCGGCGGCCAGCAGGCCATAGGCCCAGGCCAGCGGAAGAGAGAGGGAGGCAAGCCCCGCGATTGGCGCGATGACTAGAATTCCGAAACCAAACCAGAGGCCCATCCCGGCGACGAACACGGGCGCACAGGTCAGGGCTATCCAAAGGGCTACCGCCGCTATGGGGTACAGAACCCAGAAATCCGTGTGCCAGTTGATTGCGACGCTGCCGCCGTGGCCCCGGAGGCCGATCGCCGCGACTTCCAATACCACCACGGCCAGCGCGACGGTTGCGGCGGCTCCGGACAGCGCTGCCAACAACTTGCCATCCACCAGGGCCTGGAACGCGCTAGGCCGTGCGAGAAGGAAGCGGGATTCGGCCGGCGTCAGGCGGAAAAGGAAGTAGCTGCACATAACCGCCGGAACCGCCACAAGGGAGACAAGTACCATCAACGAGAACTCGCCTTCGCCGCTTAAGAGCATTACGACACTCAAGATGGACGCCGGCGCCGCGACACGGGGCACCCAGCAGACCACGCGGCGCCATTCGTGCCAGGCGTGGGCCCAGGATGGGCTGCGAAACTCCCACACGATCGATACGGGCATCCACGAATCGGCGCGCGCCTTCGCCGTGGCCCTGTCGCGCCCCTGCCCGCGGGAAAAGCCCGCTCCGCGCCGCGCCAGCGGAGCGAGCGTTAGCGAGGCCGCCCAACCCAGCGCGAACATGCCGCCTGAGGTCCATCGCACCGCTTCCGGGTCAGTCATCGGCCCGGTATTTTCAACCGCGAAATAGAATGCGAAGGCGGAAAGCCCCGCGAAGGCCCCCGCGCCCAACGCCATCCAGGGGCCCGCGAAGGCGGCCAGGATACCCAGGGCCTGCGCCACAGCGACCAGCGCCGCAAACAGGTAGACCGGGAGGAACGAGAAGTGTTCCTCCAGCAACACCCGGTGGTACAGGCCGATCAGCAGGCCCAGCGCCGCCGCCGCCAGCGTCTTGAAGATCAGGTGGCTCAGCACGATGGGCATCGTGCGACAGGGCAGCGTAAACTGGCGGCGGGGAAAATAAAGATTCACCTCGCGCACGCGGTAATTTACAAACATCAACCCCACCGCCGTGAAACCCACGACCCACGCGAACTTGTCCAGCTCGAAGGGGTCATTGCGGAACTCCCGCATGATCCAGTCGTGGTTCAGCCACACGCTCAACGTCATCAGCAACAGAAACGATGCCGCACCGATAATCCAGAGGCGGCTCTGATTCCAGTGTTCCCAGAATAGGCCCTGATAAGTGTGCATGGGGGGACTCCTTGGTTGCGACTGCTGTTTCAGGTCAGGAGAAATGGGACGTATGGGTCTTGTGGGTCGTATGGGATGTTGCAGGTCTGTTGGTCCCTTTGGTCCCTTTGGTCCATCGGGCATCTTTCAAATTTTCATCTCATGGCCAGTTCTCCATCCCGTCGTTTGCGGCGCTTTCCGACACCATCCAGAACTTGCTGCTGGCGGGCTGGGGGTACTGGGCAAATTCCACGTGACCGTCGAGAAAGAGCACATTGGCCCCGGGGATGTGGTTCAAGTTGCCCGGCATGGGTCGGCCCTGGTCTGTGCGCCAGGTGTCCCATAGGATGGGAAGCGTGGACGCCGCCGTCGTGGCCGCCGCCGGGTCGTTGATATCGGTGATGAGAAAGCGCTCCGCCCCTTCCCGCGTGCGGATCAGCGTGATCGTCTGTCCGGAGGTCGGCAGCGTCGCCCGGAGATCGCCCATGCGCGACTCCACGTTCAGCGTCGGTGGCGTGCCGTCCAGACTGTCGAGGACCTCGCCGAGGTGGTAAGAGTCCACCGGATCGGCCACCCACGCCGGGTCGATCAGGTAACCCCAATAAACATAACCAAAATCAGGCGTGTGGGTGTAGGTGGCCTCATAGATGCAAGGGATGTCCAGCCCCGACGCGGGCCACGTGGAGTGGACCGGCTGCTGGAAGGATTCATTCGACACATAAGCGTCGGCGGCGCTATCGCCCGTGTCCGAAGGGCACTTCGTCAGCAGGAGGTCATTCAGATACTCGGGATAAAGATAGCTCCCGTCAAAACTGCTCCAACAGCCCCGCAGCGGGATGTAGGGCTTGAAATAGGGCACGCCCCGAGGCGGCAGCAGCCCGCTCGACTCAGCGGCAAACATCTGAAAGCTCAACCCAAGCTGGCGCAGATTGTTCACGCACGTAGCCCGGCGCGCGCTCTCCCGCGCCCGACTCAACGCGGGCAAAATCAGGGCCGCCAGCACGGCGATGATGCCCACGACCACCAAAAGCTCGACCAGGGTAAATCCATTCGGACGTTTCATGGCGAAGTCCTCCTGACGGAGTAATGGCGGAATTGCGGCTCGGGGATCAGTGGATTGCAGTCTCGCGACACGACCCTTCGATTGAGGCGGTGATTGAAGGGCGAGGAGGGATAACGTTCAGCCTCCATCCCTGCGGCAGCCGTCAAGTTCACGGACGTGCCACACGATTCGGTACTCCGATTCGTGTGCCCGTTGGGAGGGGGGCCGGTCGCCTGCAAGGGCTGACTGACCGAGCGGGATGTCTGCATTCCGTGTCCCATGGCCCCTACTCCCCGCCCAAGCTTACCGGCGCGCCGGCGTGGGGTCCAAGCTATTCCAAGGATGCGTTGAATAACACCTTTTCGTTGATGTTGCCACGGGCTCATTGCCGTCCCTCCCTCTTTGACAAATCCTCTCCCAGCAGTTGAAGGGCCAGCCAGACCAAGGGCGCGAGTACAAAGACGACCCAATTGGGCAGTGCGCTATGAGAGCCCAATTCGGGTTCAAGTCGCTGGCTTCCGATAGCAATGGGATAGATCACAAAAGGACTGATTGCGACGGCAATGAAGTATCCGGTGACCATCTCTATGCGCTCAAGTGATTCAAGGGAGTAATCCTCCGCGGAGTGCATGCCGACAGTGAACGACAACACGAAGACCGCCAATAGGCCAAGTTGTGGGCCAACGCCGAAGAGGCCGGCCCTGCGTCCATATTGGGTCATGCCGATCGCGAGGATGGTTGGCCCGACATATACAAATAAGAACTTTCCGGGGCCGCTCGCTCCGGAGAATTGCTCGTACCAAGCGAAAGCGAGCAGGCCCGGGAATATCATCAGGGCGACGAGGAGTTCCCAGGGTACGGGATAACAGCGAAAGTCCAGCCGCCGTTTCAGGAGTATCCCAGTGAGTATGAAAGGGACTGCTCCCGAAGCTAACGCCGATGCAGCGACGATCACTGTGCCTATGATTTCAATATTGGAGTCAGTTGTCCCCCCAAAGTCTCCGAACGCCAGATGGACTATGATATAAAGGTAGGTGAAACCAGCAATGACAAAAGGACCATACACGAGGAGCAGGAAGAAGAAGACCGCCGTAGACATGGCTGCAATCGAAACGCTCCAGAGGCCCGAGCCCTCCGCCGACGGGAGTTCTGCTTCGGTGGATGGGAGCATGACACTATAGATTTCGCGTGACATCGCGCTGACGGTCAAGAAGACCGCCGCCGCAAGGCATACCGTGAGCAGTTTGGCCCAGCTTACCCGACCAACGGAGGTCGGGCGGCTGAACACGAAGCGCCGGTATGGTCCGGAAAGAGCGATATGGGTGAACCAGAACAGGAGAATCGCCACAAGGATGATGCTGCCCGAGATCGCCGGGGTCGTATCGCCATTTTCGCTTTGCACTTGTTCGAAAAGAGACTCTCCCCACGTGAGAATATAGGGGATATCGACCAGCAGCTTCACGGTCGCCACCGCAACGACAACAGCGGCAAACCACCAGGCGGTTCTCCGCCACTCGAACCAGACCTGGGCCCAGAATGGTGAGGTAAAGCGGGTCTTTCGCGCCGCACGGGCCAGGTGCCAGTCGTGAATACGACGCACACCAGGCAGGCGCAACGGATCCATCTCAGGAATGGTGCCCCCGCGGATTGCGCGCGCCGCAAGGAGTGTACTAATCCAACCGCTAATTACGAGGACGGCAGCCTGGTTCGTCGCGGGGGAGAATGGCCCGATGTGTGTAGCCAGTGTCCCGGCACAGTACGCCACAGCCAGCCCTAAGCCAAAAACCGGAAGGCCCCGCGCCGCACCGGCTGCTGCGCACCAGAGCGCGACCGCCTGAATCTGGGTCGCCAGCACCGTTGTCCATTGGAAAGGTTGACTGAAAGGGGCTTCGATGCCCCCAAAATAGCGATGCAATCCCCAGAGCGAAGCCAGCAGCAGCGCTATGCCGAACTGAAATGCAATGCCCGGAAAGACCAACCAGTGGACCCGGACCGGTAGCACCAAAGCCTGCCACGCAGGACGCGCCGCCATACCCCGCAGGCCCTCATGGAGCGCGCAGTATAGGACGCCCGAGAGGGCCAGCAGCCTTGAAAACAAGTCCACTTCGAGCGCTGACGAAGGATCGCCCTCCGGCATGCGGTCACTAGTCAGCCAGAAAGGAAATTCCATGAGCCACAATAGAACGAGAAGTGTAACGATTACACGCAGGACCGAGAAGCGCGGCGCAAACTCCGCCCACAGCAGGGTTTTGAATACCGTGAAAGGTGTGGCGCGGTAGAGAATGGTTGCGGGTGGACGCTTTTGCTCGGTGGCGGGTATGGTCATGAGTAAGGCCTCATCAATTGCGCTGTGTGACAACCCATTGCGACAAAACGCTCGCCCGAGCCGCTGTTGATGACGCTGGGCGGTCTGTCGTCCAGGCACACGAACGCTCGTTCCTCGCGATCGCGTGGCACGACCGTTGGGTTGAGTCTTCGGTGTGAGGGCTTGGAGTACCAGTGTCCCATCCACAGGGTTACAGGAGAATTCGAATTCACGGACGTGCCACACGATTCGGTACTCCGATTCGTGTGCCTGTGGGGAAGAGTTCTGGTCGCCGGCAAGGGTTGCCTCGGTGAGCGGTATGTCTGCATTCCGTGATGCACCGCCCCTACTCCCCGCCCAGGCTGACCGGTGCGCCGGCGTGGGCGATGAAGATTTCTTCCAGGCCCGCTTCGTTTTCTTCGAGGATGGTGCCGCCCTGCTCGGCGATGGCCTGTTTGCAGGCGTCGATCTGGCCGTTGCAGACGATGGTCCATTCCCCGTTGAAATTGTTGCAGGTGAGTGCGCCGGGGAGGGAATTGTCCTTCGGCGGCGTGGTGAACTTCACCACGAGTCGGAGGTGCCGCGTCTTGATTTCCTCCATGGGCGCATTGAGGAGCAATTTGCCGTTGTAGATCATGGCCATGTGATCCGCGACGCGCTCCACCTCGTCCAGCAGGTGCGACGAGAACAGCACGGTGCGGCCTTCGTCGGCCACGGTGCGGATGATGGCCGAGAGGATGTCGCGTCGCACGATGGGATCGAGGCCGGAGGAGGGCTCGTCGAGTACGAGGAAATCGGGCCGGTGTGCGAGCGCGCCGAGGAGGCCCGCCTGTGCGAGCTGCCCGCGCGAGAGGGTCTTCAGCTTCGCCTGGGGGTCGAGCTTGAACTGTTCGCGGAGCTGCTCGGCGAAGTCTGGATCCCAATTTGGGTAAAAAGCGCGGAGGTAGCGCATGAGCTCATGCACCCGCATCCAGCCGGGGAGATCGCGGTCTTCGCTGAGGAAGCCGATGCGCACCAGCACGGCCTCGGGCTGGGCGATGGGGTCCATACCGAAGACCCGCACGGTGCCGGACTGCGCGCGCAGCATGCCCATGATGTGCTTGATGAGCGTCGTCTTGCCCGCGCCGTTGCTGCCCACGAGACCGAATACTGAACCCTTGGGGATGTCCAGCGACACGTTGTCGAGGGCGGTCACGCGCTTGTAGGTACGCGTGAGATTTTGAATGCTTGCTACCGTTTCCATGCTGCCGTCTCCTTTGGGGTGCAATTCGCTTCCTTTGCATCGGCGGATTGACGTGTTGGCGCTTTCGCGAAGTAATCATTAAATTTTAAGGGAAATGCGCAGGGCTGGGAGCGCAGGCGGCCCGCCTGCCGGTGGGGCGGAGGTGGCGGGGCTGCCGCAGCGCGCACTTTACAGAGGATGAATCTTTCCCAGTCGGTCAATCGTGCCTTCGGCACGATGCAGGCGGGCCGCCTGCGCTCCCAGCCTTGCAGGTGCTTTTTCAGAAGCGTGATTGGCCGCGTCAATTCGTAGAGCATGCCTCGCTCCCATTCGCTCTGCAACCCGCTTCTATTCATTTTCCCGCCCTCGTTGTTTGTGCCGCTTCTCTATCAGCTCTATTACCGTATCCCTGTCGAAGCCAAGTTGCCGCGCTTCGGTCAACAACTTGTCCACCTGCGCCGTGAGGAGGCGCATCCGCTCGCCCCGCGCCAGGGGCGAGCCCCCGTCGGCCACCACCGTGCCGGAGCCCTGCCGCGACACCAGCACCCCTTGCGCTTCCAGCTCCCGGTAGGCTCGCGCGACGGTATTGGGGTTAATGAGCAATTGCTGGGCCAGGGCGCGGATGGGCGGCATCTCGTCTCCTGGCGTAAGGCGCCCCGCCGCCACCAGGTTCTTCACCTGGTCGATGATCTGGCGGTAAATGGGCGCGCCGTCGCCCGGTGTGATGTGCAGTTGCATGGTGGCCTCGAAAGACTTAATGTATTAAGAGATTAATACAATTTGCGAAGTGTGTCAAGGGGAATTTTATGAAGCGGGGAATGGGTCTTATGGATTGTGTGGGTCGTGTGGAGACGGTCGCCTTTTCTCATAGGACTCATTGGTCCCATACGACCCATAAGACCCATTCTTCATTTCGTCCATTGAAGAGGCCGTCGGCCCCGCGCCATACTACCGACCAAACCCCGAAGGAGCTTCCCCATGACCCTCAAGTCCCTCGCGCTGGCGCTGCTGCTGTGCGTGCCCGCTTTTGCCCAGACCCCCGAGTTTTCCAAGCTCAGTGCCATGAACTATGTCATCGTGAGCCCGGAGGGACCGAAGGACGGCGGCGACTTCGGCCCGAACACGCCGGACACGAAAACTTCCGGTATTCAAGAGGCCTTCGACTTTGCCAAGGCCAACCGGAAGGATGTGTACATCGCGGGTGGCACCATGCCGGACAAATTCAAGAACGGCGTGGTCTACCACATCCAGGAGACCATCCGGATTCCCTGGTTCCAGGATTTCCGCCTCGACGGCGGGGAGTACGTCATCAACCTCGACAAGAACACGGGCGACGCCATCGTCATCGACAGTCAGATGAGCTGCCGCTTCAAGTTCGGGCTGATCGTCGCGCCGACGGATGGCGCGGTGGTGCGGATCAAGCCGGAGACGAAGGGGCCGGACGACTTCATCGTGACGACAGCGAGCACCTTCGAGTTCAACGCCATCGTGGGCGGCGGCAGCGTCTTCGACGACGGGAAGAAGGCTCCATTGGGCACGGGGCTGGTGCTCGATGCGACCCACGGGCCCATCGTGTACAACAAGTTCTACGCCACAGAAATGATCGCGTGCGATGTAGGTCTTCAGTTGACCTGCGGCCCCGAGGGCAAGGGCGCGGTGGCCATGAACCGCTTCGAAATTCCCTTCCTGCACCTCTGCAAGACCCACATGCAGATCGGCGACGAAAAGGCCCACGTGGCGGGGAACATCTTCGACGTTGTGGTCGATGGCGGCGGCGTGCCCGAGGCCATCGGCATGCGGCTCTTCGGCAAGGACAACGTCTTCACGCTGCGCCTCGTGAACATCCCGGAGGGCAACGGTATCATCTTCGAAGGCCCCGCCGAACGGAACAAGATCAACATGGTCTATCCCGCCTCGGGCTATACTAACAACGCGACGAAGCCGACGAACGTGATCATCCCGCAGGTGTCGGCCGGCTTTGGCATCGAGACGCCCGCCATGCCCGCCTCGGGCGAGCCGTTGGTCAACCGGACGCCGTTTAGTGTGGAGGT from Candidatus Hydrogenedentota bacterium includes the following:
- the csrA gene encoding carbon storage regulator CsrA; the protein is MLVLTRKENESIMIGNEIEVKVLDLKDNQVKIGIVAPRSVTVHRREVYLAIQAENAQAATAAPLDGISNLIPR
- a CDS encoding flagellar assembly protein FliW is translated as MQLRTSRFGDIDVPDGSVITFTQPIIGFQEYRRFVLLPGPAESAVTWLQSTESGELAFLLMNPRDVVPDYKVQLGQHELSELAVAAVADLEIYTILVVSEDVSKVRTNLKAPILVNPRQRLGKQTVLEKSDYPIQFFLAKAREAAARPEEVRHARADA
- a CDS encoding ABC transporter ATP-binding protein, which translates into the protein METVASIQNLTRTYKRVTALDNVSLDIPKGSVFGLVGSNGAGKTTLIKHIMGMLRAQSGTVRVFGMDPIAQPEAVLVRIGFLSEDRDLPGWMRVHELMRYLRAFYPNWDPDFAEQLREQFKLDPQAKLKTLSRGQLAQAGLLGALAHRPDFLVLDEPSSGLDPIVRRDILSAIIRTVADEGRTVLFSSHLLDEVERVADHMAMIYNGKLLLNAPMEEIKTRHLRLVVKFTTPPKDNSLPGALTCNNFNGEWTIVCNGQIDACKQAIAEQGGTILEENEAGLEEIFIAHAGAPVSLGGE
- a CDS encoding META domain-containing protein, which gives rise to MFKHQVAWTCITAVAPLIAGCATEPIPIPLARPSQQPVDTLTGVTWYLLSYGPVAAPTALIPGTEADLLLDPSTLQFSGLAGCNRFSGSYALSEEKITLGRIAMTKRLCTSPEGLAAQENAVAQALAGARTYGFENGDLILRYGKDEALRFSKRAPEDKDAPSLAQLRLHLGQYPRDTGLWNHPLLAQRLHVLLGDKLQTFKENMRVQGPLTEENGLLYITGNKPHQGGVDMAVFLADPANDKLQVWLSTNGAQETLSEADPPLADPPSVATFKANAAPKP
- a CDS encoding DUF393 domain-containing protein, with translation MSESPSAAPLRVLYDDNCGLCRRLAEYGRTRSEGRLEFIPWTDYAATEEAALFFSEEERHGPPARLRTFHEGELREDQEAWAAILATYPPFEKFGWIVERLGLMGAVAQATYHGAQWLRNRCGGCP
- a CDS encoding GntR family transcriptional regulator — encoded protein: MQLHITPGDGAPIYRQIIDQVKNLVAAGRLTPGDEMPPIRALAQQLLINPNTVARAYRELEAQGVLVSRQGSGTVVADGGSPLARGERMRLLTAQVDKLLTEARQLGFDRDTVIELIEKRHKQRGRENE
- a CDS encoding type II secretion system protein, producing MWKQARESGLSLAELLVVLAITVVLAAILLPAINTPNHGREKTDGSLAPYVIAADDPMNIEAGIRRERPMRRDRDVPAVDDSAEQEAPEVPAAAAQAAQTLELEGAQKIKTTDIGY
- a CDS encoding DUF1559 domain-containing protein, whose translation is MKRPNGFTLVELLVVVGIIAVLAALILPALSRARESARRATCVNNLRQLGLSFQMFAAESSGLLPPRGVPYFKPYIPLRGCWSSFDGSYLYPEYLNDLLLTKCPSDTGDSAADAYVSNESFQQPVHSTWPASGLDIPCIYEATYTHTPDFGYVYWGYLIDPAWVADPVDSYHLGEVLDSLDGTPPTLNVESRMGDLRATLPTSGQTITLIRTREGAERFLITDINDPAAATTAASTLPILWDTWRTDQGRPMPGNLNHIPGANVLFLDGHVEFAQYPQPASSKFWMVSESAANDGMENWP